The Bacillus sp. NEB1478 genome contains the following window.
ACGACCGTCACACATCACATCCATACAAAAACAAAAAAAGGAGCTTTCGATCTCACAATAGTGCGAGATCGAAAGCTCCATTGCTTATTTGTATTTACTTTTTATAAAATTAAGCGAATAAAAGTTGTTTCATCAATTTTTCTGAAAAAATATGCGGTTTATATCTTAAATCTAACTTGATATCAAAGGAGTATATTAAAAACTGTGTGATTTCTTATGTGAAAAACACTGGTTTTGGTTCTATGAGCAAAACATGTATTCTATGGGCAAAATTAAAAAATTTATGAGCAAAGTTAAAAATCTTTGAGTAAAAACAAAATTTCTAAGAGCAAAAAGACATTTATATGAGCAATCGTGTAAAAATTAAAAGATCAATACTGTAAATCAGACAAAATGTTAACTTATAGCCCCATGTGGAAGCATTGCATGAACGCCTTGCACACCGTTTACAATCTGGGTAATCCTTAAATCTACTACCAGACTAGCTAGAGCAAGAGCTTCTTTGCGTTCATATCCGTACAATTCCTTCATAAGGTCTAACATACCTTCTAATGCGATAACCGTTGCTTCGTTCAAATCTTCATGAAAACCCATGGTGATCCAAGCTGTTGGTGTTTTTGCCCGCGGCATCTTGAGATGAAGATCTTCTCGAACGGATAATGTAAGGTCCACCAAGTCCATGGGGCATTCTAAAGCTGGGCACCCTACTTCTCCATCACCTTGTACAGCATGTCCATCTCCAACTGAAAAAAGTCCACCAGCTACTGGAATAGGAAGATACAGTGTACTCCCCACAGTTAACTCTTTACAATCTATGTTTCCTCCACAGAAACGCGGGGGATATGTAGGATGTATACCAGGTTCGTCAGGAGGCATGCCCATGATCCCCATGAACGGACTTAATGCCACTTTATGCCCTTTGTCACTGGTTCCAATCATCTTCTCTCTATCTAATTTCCAATTGAGATGATACTCTTCGCCTTCTGCAATCCCAAGGTTCTTATTGACGGCATGAGGGAAACCGCCTGCACTGTTCCAGCCCCAAGTCCCTGTTTTGATCTCGTTGATTGTTATCTCTAGTGTCATACCAGGTTTTGCTCCTCGAATTTCGATAGGTCCACATAATGCATGTCCGCTATCACGGGAGCGATCTCTTGGTTCAAACTTTTTCCGGGTCTTATTAATTGAAAAAGCCTCTAGACCCCATCCGGCATCAAGTGTACTGAAACGGACAGTGTCCCCAGAGTCAATTGAGAATACAGGTTCAAATTCACGGGAGAAAGATCCATGTAAGCTTCTTCTCTCAGGGTGGATATCATATATAGTCATCGCACAACCTCCTAAAAATTACACCTTCTTCACTAGTATAATTGAAAAAAGTGGAAGCATAATTTCGGGAGTATGAATGTTTTGAAAACATTTCCATTCAAGTAGAAGGTTATAAAAGACCTTATATAAGACCTCTTCTAAACAAAGTGTTAGAATAGGTTTATTATTCTATTAGGTGGTGTTCCTTTGAAAAAAATCAGATTAGGTACAAGTGATTTGCAAGCAGGTGAAATTTCACTCGGCTGCATGCGTATGGCTGATCTTTCTAAACAAGATGCAAGACACGTAATTGAAAATGCTATGGAACTTGGAGTAAACTTGTTCGATCACGCTGACATTTATGGCGGCGGAAAATCAGAGGAAGTTTTTGCAGACGCGATCGATATGAATCCTTCTGTTCGTGAAAAAATGCTGATTCAAACAAAATGCGGAATTCGTAAAGGTTTCTTTGATTTTTCAAAAGAGCATATTCTTAGTTCGGTTGATGAGAGTCTCGAACGACTAAAAACCGATTACATTGATATTTTCCTTCTTCACCGTCCAGATACTTTGATGAATCCTGAAGAAGTGGCAGAAGCTTTCACAAGGTTGAAGGAAAACGGGAAGGTCCGCTATTTTGGTGTAAGTAACCAAAACCCGATGCAAATTGAACTACTAAAGAAGTATATGAAGGAAGATTTGATCATCAATCAGCTGCAATTCAGTCTTATGCACACGCCATTGGTTGATGCTGGTCTCAATGTGAATATGCAGCACGATCCGTCGATTGTTCGAGACAGCAGTGTACTCGAATATAGCCGCTTAAATGATATGACGATCCAGGCTTGGTCTCCTTTCCAATATGGAATGATCAATGGCCCGTTTATTGGCAACAATGAGAAATTCCCAGAAGTGAACGCGAAGCTTCAGGAAATGGCAGAAAAGAAAGGTGTCACGGATTCTGCGATTGCAATCGCTTGGATTTTGCGCCACCCTGCAAAGTTCCAGCCGGTTGTCGGAACGATGAATCCTGGTCGATTGAGTGATATTGCGCAAGCATCTCACGTTGAAATAACAAGAGAAGAATGGTATGAGCTATACCGTTCAGCGGGAAATACACTGCCATAAGAAAAAGCGATCAGATATTAAACCCCTTCTTTTCACTAGCGAAAAGAGGGGGTTTAATGCTGTAACGTATAGAGGGGGACAGACCCCATAAATGGACAAATCATGAGTTTGTATACGTGGGAAGTACATAATAAGACACTATTTCCTAGGGAATAGTGTCTTACTATGGAGAAAAAGCAATTATTATGTTTGTTCACCAAAGATTGCTCCACCTTTTTGCGAAAAGACCGTAATTGTTTTAAGATAGCTATATACATACAAAATCGGAGAGAAGAGCTGCGCTGGTTAAACGAGAAAGAATGCGAGATGGAATAACAAGACCTTATATCGCTAGCCGATATATGCAATTCACTACTCTTTCATTTAATAGATCGTTATTTTAGGAGGGACCATGTTACAAAAATTCGGATTTTCACAATATGAGAGTCAGGTTTTTGAAGTCCTTGCATCAAGTGAGGAACCAATGGATGCTACGAACATTGTAAAATATTCGGGTGTCCCGAAATCAAAAATTTACGAGGTTCTCTCCCGCATGATTGAAAAAGGTATGGTTCTTGATTCAGTTTCGGAAAAGAAAAAGCTGTATACTGCACTGCCATTATCGATTGTGATCGAAAAGCTTACGTCCGAATTTCAAGAAAACGTCCAACAGTTAAAAACGAACACAAACAAAAGGAAGTTCTATGATGAACACGTCTGGAGCCTAAAAGTAGATTCATCGATTCGTGCACAAACAAAGCAACTTCTGGAAGGCGCGAAGGAATCGATTCGTATTTCAGCATGGAAAAACGATATCAATGAAATTTTGCCTCTTCTACAAGAAAAAGAAGATCAGGGAGTAGACGTAGAAGTTTTGGTTGTAGGGGAGCTAGGATCAAAACTTTCGAATGTACACACACTTATTCCAGCACAAGAGCATCATTCCTTAGAGCGATTTCGGTTAGTCGTCGTTGATGAGGAAGAAGTCATTTTTGCAGGTGTGGAAAACGAAAGCTGGCAAGCTTTAAAAACAAAATCCCGGCCGTTTATCAAAGTGTTCATCGAGTTCTTTTATCATGATGTGGCTCTTGCCAAAATTAATGAAAAACATTCAGAACTATTGATGAATGATGAAGAGATCAGAAGTGTTCTAATGAAATTAAGGTATTAAAGAGGGGAAGAGGCTGTTCTAAAATGCCGTTAAGGCGAATCTAGGATAGCTTCTTTCTTTGTTGTTACGGTACGTCTTCTTTTAGCTGTTACACGAATCCACAAAACCCAACCCAACGAATCCACACAAATCACTCGTGACATTACATAAAGCTCTTTTAGCACGAAAATAGCTCAATTCAAACCATAAAAAAGAAGCTAAAACCCAAGTTTTAGCCTCCTGCTTCAAATAATGATTATTTTTCCTCTGAACTTACTACTTCCAGCGCCATTTCAATCATGTCATTGAATGTTGTTTGGCGTTCTTCTGAAGTTGTTTCCTCACCTGTAAAGATGTGATCACTTACTGTAAGGATGGATAGTGCGTTCACACCGTATTTTGCTGCGATGGTGTACAATGCTGTTGTTTCCATTTCTACCGCAAGTACGCCGTTTTCCGCTAATTTTTTCACGATATCCATGCTTTCGCGATAGAACAGGTCAGCAGTCAAGACGTTACCAGCTTTTATTTTTAACCCTTTTTCCGTTCCTGCTTCATACGCTTTTTTCAATAGATCGAAGTTGGCGCAAGGAGCAAAGTCGATGCCAGGGAAGGCTAAGTGGTTCATTCTAGAATCTGTAGAAGCTGTCATCGCCAGGATTACGTCGCGAACTTTTACGTCTTGCTGAATCGCGCCGCATGTCCCAACACGGATCAAGTTTTTTACACCATATTCACGGATCAGTTCGTTCACATAGATACCGATTGAAGGGATACCCATGCCTGTCCCTTGAACGGATACGCGTTTTCCTTTGTACGTACCAGTGAATCCAAGCATTCCGCGAACTTCGTTATAGCATGTTACGTCTTCTAAAAACGTTTCAGCGATATACTTTGCACGAAGCGGGTCACCTGGTAATAGGATACTTTCTGCAATTTCACCTTGTTTTGCACCAATATGAATACTCATTTGTTCACCATTACTGCCTTGTAATCTGGCTTGTAATGGCTTCACCTCCTTAGAATTTTTCTCTACATTCATCATGACATAGTTTTCGCAACCTAGCTAATGGTATATGCACGATGCGATGAATCCTCTTTTTTGCCCATTGAAAGTACAGCTGTGCCTAGAGCAAGTATGATTAGCATACCACCTACAGTTGCATTCATTTCTACAGATGCATTTTCAATCACGATTCCTCCGATCATGGAGCCGAAAGCAATGCCGAAGTGGAGCGCAGAATTGTTCAAGCTTTGCTGTATATCGGAAGTTTCAGGAGCAGACTCGATGAGATAGCTCTGCATAGCAGGTGTGATCGCCCAGCTAAGCATGCTCCAAATGATCATAACCACTAAAAATAGCGGAAAAGCAAAAGTTGTATATGGAATCATAAAGATTGAAAAGCCAAAAACGATAATGATCGAAATAATGGTAGGCTTCGTGCCGAATCGATCAGCCAGCATTCCACCGAATCCACCGCCAAATACGGCCGCAGCGCCGAATATTAAGTATACGATACTGACCCATGTCCCGTTAAGTCCAAGCGTCATTTTTAAAAATGGCGTTAAGTAGCCATATAAAGTAAGATGACCAGCAAGGAAAAGAAAAGAAGTCAGTTGAGCAAATAATACTTTTCGTTTTTTTAGCGTGCGAAGTTGCTGGAAGATGGGGATTGAAGGCTTTGGATCAAGCTGTCCCATAAATAAATAAACGCCGAGTATCGAGAAAACGGTTAATACCGTGATTAAAATGAATGGAGCGCGCCAGCCGAAAGCATTTCCAAGCATCAATCCGATCGGAATTCCGAGCACGAGTGAAGCACTGATTCCCATAAATACCACGCCGATTGCACGGGCACGATATTTTTCATCTACAATATTTGACGCGATTGTCACACACAAAACAACGAGCAACGATCCGCTTGCTGCTGATAAGATCCGAGCGATCAATAACATCGAATAAGTTGGACTCACGATAACCAACGCGTTTCCTATTAAAAATACGAATAAAGCAAGAAGGGTTAAGCGTTTTCGTTCAATTCGTGATGTAACGGTCAGCAAAATGGGAGCCGCAATGGCGAACACGAGTGAGAATACTGTAATGAGAAATCCTGCTTTTCCAAGACTAACGTCAAGATCCTCTGCAATAAGATCCAGAATCCCACCTATGATTAATTCAACCATTCCGACAACAAACGAAACGATTGTCAATAAATACACACGTTTGTTCACATCTATCTACCTTCTTTCGTTGTAAAAAAGTAACCACTGTAATGGTAACTTATGAAGAAGCGTATATCAATGATTAATTCCAACCAATTTTTGCGGACAATTACATGAAAAACCGTCATGTATCGGATAAGCCCCCCATATAGTAGTAGTAATCATCATACTAGTGGGCTCAACAACATTGATTACAGCTCGAGCTTGTGATTAGAGGAGGGGTTGGATGCTTCACATTGTGGCTTGTATTAAGCAGGTGCCAGACACGAAAATCATCAAGATGAACCCGAAGACGAATACGATGGACCGTGCGAGTGCGCCTGCTATTTTGAATCCTTATGACGCACATGCTGTAGAAGAAGCGGTGCGTTTGAAAAATCGATACGGAGGGATGGTCTCGGTTTTAACGATGGGGCCGCCGCCAGCTGTAAAAGCGATTAAAAAATGCATCGAGATCGGAGCAGACGAGGGATACATGATTTCAGACCGGGCTTTTGCCGGAGCGGACACGCTTGCTACGAGTTATGCGCTCACAAAAGCGATTGAAAAGATTTCGAAAATAAAGCCGGTTGACCTGATCATATGTGGAAAGATGACAATTGACGGTGATACCGGACAAGTTGGTCCCGGAATCGCACGCCGGTTAGATATGCCGCCCTTAACATCCGTCAACAAAGTAAAAGAGATTAATAAAGAAGAAGGATACGCTATCGTCCACCGGAAGCTCGAAGACGGTTATGAAGTGATCCAATCGACGATGCCATGCTTGATGTCGGTGGAAAAAGAGATCAACGAAGTGCCGTATTCATCGATGGCAAATATGCTGAAGGCGGCAAGGTATCAGCCGATTATTTGGGCAGTTGCTGATTTGGAAGACGTAGATCGTCCGCAGTTGGGGCTGAAAGGATCGCCAACGATTGTTTCCAAAGTGTGGGCACCAACGAAACCGAGTGGAGGAACGATGCTGGAAGGCGATTCGGCTAAACAAGCAGAGCAGCTGCTGAATATTTTGCTTGAGAAAAAAGAACTTTTTACTGCTAAGGGAGGGGACAAAAGTTGAATTTCGAGGACTACAAGGGGATATGGGTTTTTATCGAGGTGAAGGATGGTGCGGTCGTGCCGGTTTCCCTTGAATTGCTAGGAGCAGGAAAAGAGCTTGCTGACAAACGGGGCACAGAACTAGCTGGCGTTTTGATCGGAAAAAACGTGATACATCTAGCAGACTCACTTTTCGAATATGGAGCGGATACTGTTTACGTATATGACGACGAGGTCTTCAAAAACTACCGGACCGAATCGTATATGAAGGCACTTTTGGAATGCTGTCAAAAATACAAGCCGGAAGTGATTCTATATGGCGCGA
Protein-coding sequences here:
- a CDS encoding acetamidase/formamidase family protein — protein: MTIYDIHPERRSLHGSFSREFEPVFSIDSGDTVRFSTLDAGWGLEAFSINKTRKKFEPRDRSRDSGHALCGPIEIRGAKPGMTLEITINEIKTGTWGWNSAGGFPHAVNKNLGIAEGEEYHLNWKLDREKMIGTSDKGHKVALSPFMGIMGMPPDEPGIHPTYPPRFCGGNIDCKELTVGSTLYLPIPVAGGLFSVGDGHAVQGDGEVGCPALECPMDLVDLTLSVREDLHLKMPRAKTPTAWITMGFHEDLNEATVIALEGMLDLMKELYGYERKEALALASLVVDLRITQIVNGVQGVHAMLPHGAIS
- a CDS encoding aldo/keto reductase yields the protein MKKIRLGTSDLQAGEISLGCMRMADLSKQDARHVIENAMELGVNLFDHADIYGGGKSEEVFADAIDMNPSVREKMLIQTKCGIRKGFFDFSKEHILSSVDESLERLKTDYIDIFLLHRPDTLMNPEEVAEAFTRLKENGKVRYFGVSNQNPMQIELLKKYMKEDLIINQLQFSLMHTPLVDAGLNVNMQHDPSIVRDSSVLEYSRLNDMTIQAWSPFQYGMINGPFIGNNEKFPEVNAKLQEMAEKKGVTDSAIAIAWILRHPAKFQPVVGTMNPGRLSDIAQASHVEITREEWYELYRSAGNTLP
- a CDS encoding TrmB family transcriptional regulator, yielding MLQKFGFSQYESQVFEVLASSEEPMDATNIVKYSGVPKSKIYEVLSRMIEKGMVLDSVSEKKKLYTALPLSIVIEKLTSEFQENVQQLKTNTNKRKFYDEHVWSLKVDSSIRAQTKQLLEGAKESIRISAWKNDINEILPLLQEKEDQGVDVEVLVVGELGSKLSNVHTLIPAQEHHSLERFRLVVVDEEEVIFAGVENESWQALKTKSRPFIKVFIEFFYHDVALAKINEKHSELLMNDEEIRSVLMKLRY
- the deoD gene encoding purine-nucleoside phosphorylase yields the protein MSIHIGAKQGEIAESILLPGDPLRAKYIAETFLEDVTCYNEVRGMLGFTGTYKGKRVSVQGTGMGIPSIGIYVNELIREYGVKNLIRVGTCGAIQQDVKVRDVILAMTASTDSRMNHLAFPGIDFAPCANFDLLKKAYEAGTEKGLKIKAGNVLTADLFYRESMDIVKKLAENGVLAVEMETTALYTIAAKYGVNALSILTVSDHIFTGEETTSEERQTTFNDMIEMALEVVSSEEK
- a CDS encoding MFS transporter — its product is MNKRVYLLTIVSFVVGMVELIIGGILDLIAEDLDVSLGKAGFLITVFSLVFAIAAPILLTVTSRIERKRLTLLALFVFLIGNALVIVSPTYSMLLIARILSAASGSLLVVLCVTIASNIVDEKYRARAIGVVFMGISASLVLGIPIGLMLGNAFGWRAPFILITVLTVFSILGVYLFMGQLDPKPSIPIFQQLRTLKKRKVLFAQLTSFLFLAGHLTLYGYLTPFLKMTLGLNGTWVSIVYLIFGAAAVFGGGFGGMLADRFGTKPTIISIIIVFGFSIFMIPYTTFAFPLFLVVMIIWSMLSWAITPAMQSYLIESAPETSDIQQSLNNSALHFGIAFGSMIGGIVIENASVEMNATVGGMLIILALGTAVLSMGKKEDSSHRAYTIS
- a CDS encoding electron transfer flavoprotein subunit beta/FixA family protein; translated protein: MLHIVACIKQVPDTKIIKMNPKTNTMDRASAPAILNPYDAHAVEEAVRLKNRYGGMVSVLTMGPPPAVKAIKKCIEIGADEGYMISDRAFAGADTLATSYALTKAIEKISKIKPVDLIICGKMTIDGDTGQVGPGIARRLDMPPLTSVNKVKEINKEEGYAIVHRKLEDGYEVIQSTMPCLMSVEKEINEVPYSSMANMLKAARYQPIIWAVADLEDVDRPQLGLKGSPTIVSKVWAPTKPSGGTMLEGDSAKQAEQLLNILLEKKELFTAKGGDKS